From Leptospira fainei serovar Hurstbridge str. BUT 6, the proteins below share one genomic window:
- a CDS encoding PaaI family thioesterase, producing the protein MLNLIDWQTHYRSLEQMYSQAPINRFFQPRLSISKGFAELTMEVREDFHHAAGAAHGSVYFKAVDDSAFFAANSLVPDCFVLTSSITLFFLRPIQSGTLIAKGTVVQNSKNLIIAESNLFDERGREIGRGIGSFAKSQILLTPEIGYRMPIDERKEQ; encoded by the coding sequence ATGCTTAACTTGATCGACTGGCAAACTCATTACCGGAGCTTAGAGCAAATGTACAGCCAGGCCCCGATAAATCGTTTTTTTCAACCGCGACTTTCCATTTCAAAGGGATTCGCGGAGTTAACGATGGAAGTCCGTGAAGATTTTCATCATGCAGCCGGGGCGGCACATGGCTCGGTTTATTTTAAGGCCGTGGATGATTCCGCTTTTTTTGCGGCGAATTCTTTAGTGCCGGATTGTTTCGTTCTAACTTCGAGCATTACCCTTTTCTTTTTAAGACCGATTCAATCCGGAACGCTTATTGCGAAAGGGACCGTGGTTCAGAATTCTAAAAATCTAATCATCGCCGAAAGCAATCTCTTCGACGAACGAGGTAGGGAAATAGGCAGAGGAATCGGAAGTTTTGCCAAAAGTCAGATTTTGCTTACACCGGAAATCGGTTATCGGATGCCGATCGACGAACGGAAAGAACAGTAA
- a CDS encoding TetR/AcrR family transcriptional regulator — protein sequence MEKNETQLEILQLAADYASQHGLNDLTIGKLAAAAGMSKAGLHGSFGSKVDLQMSTIHFAAEIFTREVLEPIAKIDSGYKRVIAFCENWLSYVDRKVFPGGCFFGRVSIEGASLPETIDAEIKRLFQSFQLFLKHELRKSKLSPAKSSELSDQLLALVISYNWAVHAINQPAAANHVRSLIFQKLDELKDLERK from the coding sequence ATGGAAAAAAATGAGACCCAACTCGAAATCCTTCAACTAGCCGCCGACTATGCCTCTCAGCATGGGCTGAATGATCTCACGATCGGTAAGTTGGCTGCTGCTGCCGGAATGAGTAAAGCAGGCCTTCACGGTTCTTTCGGTTCGAAGGTAGACTTGCAAATGAGTACGATTCATTTTGCCGCCGAGATTTTCACTCGGGAGGTCCTAGAGCCTATCGCAAAGATCGATTCGGGTTATAAGAGAGTAATCGCCTTTTGTGAAAATTGGCTGAGTTACGTCGATCGCAAGGTTTTTCCGGGAGGATGCTTTTTCGGTCGGGTTTCCATCGAGGGAGCTTCTCTACCCGAAACGATCGACGCCGAAATCAAGCGTTTGTTTCAGTCGTTTCAGCTATTTCTCAAACACGAATTACGGAAATCGAAACTTTCTCCCGCTAAGTCTTCCGAGTTATCCGATCAACTTTTGGCCTTGGTTATCAGCTATAATTGGGCGGTTCATGCAATCAACCAGCCTGCTGCGGCAAATCATGTCCGGTCTTTGATTTTTCAAAAACTGGATGAACTAAAGGATTTGGAGCGTAAATAA